One stretch of Thermococcus sp. MAR1 DNA includes these proteins:
- a CDS encoding TldD/PmbA family protein codes for MEALIRRAEELAERYGIFYYEIRITRVTASHLTMQNGQLEELAMNTEMGIGVRAFNGAWGFSSANDMGRAEKAIETAMKIAKLSKGDSKIHLGDPIRDRAEIRPKKSFLDVDVEDKLALVKKIDSLLRGRGVSNRSVYYGDGLKEQLYFNSLGSEIQTVVPRLRLSFSVTARENGEMQSYWKSFGGTAGWELVEEIDLNHWTAFVKEKAISLLHAQSPPSGEFPVIMDPELTGVFIHEALGHAVEADSVKNGDSILAGKLGERIAVEGLTVVDDPTLPGKFGSYVYDDEGIKAKRVEIIKNGVLMNYLTDRETSALLGLEPNGHGRAQGYSHQPLVRMGNTYVEPGDWSFEEMVEEVKNGLYMIGDKGGEVDTANGTFTFGAKEGYIVENGEIKAQVRDVALSGRILDILRNIRAIGDDLRVEFPGYCGKGQWVPVDDGGPHVLTRALVGGLR; via the coding sequence ATGGAGGCACTGATACGAAGGGCTGAGGAACTTGCGGAGCGTTACGGTATATTCTATTATGAAATACGCATAACTCGCGTCACGGCTTCCCACCTCACTATGCAGAACGGTCAACTCGAAGAGCTTGCCATGAACACCGAAATGGGGATAGGGGTGAGGGCCTTCAACGGGGCCTGGGGCTTCTCAAGCGCCAACGACATGGGCCGCGCTGAAAAGGCCATAGAGACTGCCATGAAGATAGCGAAACTCTCAAAGGGCGATTCGAAGATTCACCTTGGAGACCCCATCAGGGACAGGGCCGAAATAAGGCCGAAGAAGAGCTTTCTCGACGTTGATGTCGAGGACAAGCTCGCCCTCGTGAAGAAGATTGACTCGCTTCTCCGGGGCAGAGGGGTCTCCAACAGGAGCGTCTACTACGGTGATGGCCTTAAGGAACAGCTCTACTTCAACTCCCTCGGGAGTGAAATCCAGACGGTCGTTCCTAGGCTGAGACTAAGCTTCTCCGTAACTGCCAGGGAGAATGGAGAGATGCAGAGCTACTGGAAGAGCTTTGGCGGCACCGCGGGCTGGGAGCTTGTTGAGGAGATAGATCTGAACCACTGGACTGCCTTTGTGAAGGAGAAGGCAATCTCGCTCCTCCATGCTCAGTCGCCCCCTTCCGGAGAGTTCCCTGTGATAATGGATCCAGAACTTACCGGTGTCTTCATCCACGAGGCTCTGGGCCATGCCGTAGAAGCCGATTCGGTTAAGAACGGCGACAGCATCTTGGCTGGTAAGCTGGGTGAGAGAATAGCCGTCGAGGGGCTAACCGTCGTGGACGACCCAACGCTCCCGGGCAAGTTTGGCTCCTACGTTTACGACGACGAGGGAATAAAGGCCAAGAGGGTTGAGATAATAAAGAACGGCGTTTTGATGAACTACCTCACCGACCGCGAGACGAGCGCTTTGCTCGGTCTCGAACCAAACGGTCACGGAAGGGCGCAGGGCTACAGCCATCAACCCCTCGTGAGGATGGGCAACACCTACGTCGAGCCCGGGGACTGGTCTTTCGAGGAAATGGTCGAGGAGGTCAAGAACGGCCTCTACATGATAGGGGACAAGGGGGGCGAGGTCGACACCGCCAACGGCACCTTCACCTTCGGCGCCAAGGAGGGCTACATAGTAGAGAACGGTGAAATTAAAGCCCAGGTGAGGGATGTGGCACTCTCCGGCAGAATTCTCGACATCCTGAGAAACATCCGCGCCATTGGGGATGACCTTAGGGTGGAGTTCCCGGGCTACTGCGGGAAGGGCCAGTGGGTTCCCGTTGATGACGGGGGGCCACACGTTCTGACGAGGGCGCTCGTTGGTGGGCTAAGATAA
- a CDS encoding ferritin family protein, which yields MAIDVGIIQDVETLLKNLNGYELLSYAICNEECGAETYEWLAGRVEGILVDEFRYLAKEKRKHAAELRKLFEELYPGMKPLEFNAPPLDTLPVCRELMEVKELENTLAIAMLSETIGRDIYRKLQRMSGDEEVAELFERLAEMKEAAYEKLLQLYEAMEKQSNTF from the coding sequence ATGGCTATAGATGTGGGCATTATTCAAGATGTTGAGACACTACTCAAGAACCTCAATGGCTACGAACTCCTCAGCTATGCCATCTGCAACGAGGAATGCGGTGCAGAAACCTATGAATGGCTTGCCGGCCGAGTTGAGGGCATCCTAGTTGACGAGTTTAGGTACTTGGCAAAGGAAAAGCGGAAGCATGCGGCGGAATTGAGGAAGCTCTTCGAGGAGCTCTATCCCGGTATGAAGCCCCTCGAGTTCAACGCCCCGCCCTTGGACACTCTGCCGGTATGCAGAGAGCTGATGGAGGTCAAAGAGCTTGAAAACACCCTTGCAATTGCCATGCTCTCCGAAACGATAGGCAGGGACATCTACCGGAAGCTCCAGAGGATGTCCGGCGACGAGGAGGTAGCGGAGCTGTTCGAAAGGCTGGCCGAGATGAAGGAGGCCGCCTACGAAAAGCTTCTGCAACTCTACGAGGCCATGGAGAAGCAGTCGAATACCTTTTAA
- a CDS encoding TldD/PmbA family protein yields the protein MIEELVRILERENVEWELYWEKGRGGSFRIERERIERSQRKFHSGIGLRIGYKGRLGFSYITGLNHGRRTLEEFVKRTVKLAKVSEVPFVGFPYPAKVPRVEGLYDRRIDEIPFEEAHSLARDFSAKMRELKNDSLTLSGSMALAVTAYGIANSNGVWFEARGTGMSVSTYAVKTDGKTGSGSYYQTYRSLQPFEELENAILSAIEEAELSYRAGKMEPYSGEILFEPEAFRAVLGIFLENLFGDGVYHGRSRFSGLGEEVAPEVLTVIDDATVPGGVGSFPFDGEGNPGERTILVEDGVIRSFLLDETYSRFLNLRSTGNAVRDFRTTPHIGTSNVMVMPGDENLEDFEGIVVRKVFGEHTANPTSGDFSLTVELGYVVKNGKVAPFRDNMLVGNAFQFLRSIRAIGREITRKGSFYSPRVLGIARLV from the coding sequence ATGATAGAGGAACTTGTCAGGATCTTGGAGCGAGAGAACGTCGAGTGGGAGCTTTACTGGGAGAAGGGCAGAGGGGGTTCCTTCAGGATAGAGCGCGAGAGAATCGAGCGCTCTCAGCGGAAGTTCCATTCTGGTATAGGCCTGCGTATCGGCTACAAGGGGCGGCTTGGCTTCTCCTACATAACTGGCCTGAACCATGGGAGGAGAACGCTTGAGGAGTTCGTAAAAAGGACGGTAAAGCTAGCCAAGGTTAGCGAGGTGCCCTTCGTTGGCTTCCCTTATCCGGCGAAAGTGCCCCGCGTCGAGGGTCTCTACGACAGGAGGATAGATGAAATACCCTTCGAGGAGGCCCACTCTCTCGCGCGGGACTTCTCCGCCAAGATGCGCGAGCTGAAGAACGATTCGCTTACCCTATCGGGTTCGATGGCCCTCGCGGTTACTGCCTACGGGATAGCTAACTCCAACGGGGTCTGGTTCGAGGCCAGAGGTACCGGGATGAGCGTCTCAACCTACGCCGTGAAAACGGATGGAAAAACCGGTTCGGGCTCGTATTATCAGACTTATCGTTCCCTTCAACCCTTTGAGGAGCTTGAAAACGCCATTCTTTCTGCTATCGAGGAGGCAGAGCTCAGCTATCGCGCCGGGAAGATGGAGCCCTACTCGGGTGAGATCCTCTTTGAACCCGAAGCCTTCCGCGCCGTTCTGGGGATATTCCTTGAAAACCTCTTTGGAGACGGCGTTTATCACGGCAGGAGCCGCTTTTCCGGGCTCGGGGAGGAGGTCGCACCCGAGGTGCTTACGGTGATTGACGATGCAACGGTTCCGGGGGGCGTTGGAAGCTTCCCCTTCGACGGGGAAGGCAACCCGGGCGAGAGGACCATTCTGGTCGAAGACGGTGTAATACGCTCCTTCCTCCTCGACGAAACATACTCTCGCTTCCTGAATTTGAGGAGTACTGGAAACGCGGTCCGGGACTTCAGGACGACCCCGCACATAGGGACGAGCAACGTGATGGTGATGCCAGGTGACGAGAACCTGGAGGATTTTGAGGGAATCGTCGTGAGGAAAGTCTTCGGTGAGCACACGGCCAATCCCACCAGCGGGGACTTCTCGCTGACGGTTGAGCTGGGCTACGTTGTTAAGAACGGCAAGGTGGCTCCGTTTAGGGACAACATGCTCGTCGGAAATGCCTTCCAGTTCCTGCGTTCGATCAGGGCAATCGGACGCGAAATCACTAGAAAGGGCTCCTTTTATTCCCCGAGGGTTCTCGGCATTGCCAGATTGGTGTAG
- a CDS encoding DUF257 family protein: MVCHGIDKILLKIRPGETVLVEYGAVSSPELLLYLMCRRCGGAESPVLIDDISDTFSEYVIRLELMGLDTEALMGIPVIKIGGNREFGNVVGRVEVDKYSLDFKYYGKIYDKVVPEKVVCNPVLGIHKLFVALERQDVIRLVRNISTFVGRKSRFAFYFINRDVMERKNPELLPLLEETASTVLQWEAGKGKYRLRALKAANDEILGSIVSMSFKDIART, translated from the coding sequence ATGGTATGTCACGGGATTGACAAGATTCTCCTCAAAATAAGGCCTGGTGAGACTGTGCTCGTTGAATACGGTGCGGTGTCGTCTCCCGAACTCCTCCTTTACCTCATGTGCCGCAGATGCGGAGGCGCAGAGAGTCCGGTTCTTATTGACGATATCTCGGACACGTTTTCTGAATATGTGATTCGACTTGAACTGATGGGCTTGGACACGGAGGCCCTCATGGGGATTCCTGTAATAAAGATCGGGGGCAACAGGGAGTTCGGGAACGTCGTTGGCAGGGTCGAGGTGGACAAGTACTCCCTCGACTTCAAGTACTACGGCAAGATATACGACAAGGTCGTGCCTGAAAAGGTCGTGTGCAATCCGGTCCTCGGCATACACAAGCTCTTCGTGGCCCTCGAGAGGCAGGACGTTATAAGACTCGTCCGCAACATCTCCACCTTTGTGGGGAGAAAGAGCCGCTTCGCCTTCTACTTCATAAACCGAGATGTCATGGAGCGGAAGAACCCCGAGCTCCTCCCACTCCTGGAGGAGACCGCCAGCACAGTGCTTCAATGGGAAGCCGGTAAGGGGAAGTACAGGCTCAGGGCCCTGAAGGCCGCGAACGACGAAATCCTTGGTTCCATAGTGTCCATGAGCTTTAAGGACATAGCAAGAACGTGA
- a CDS encoding alpha-amylase family glycosyl hydrolase, which yields MRRALAAVVILLLLIPLVGAYQVPERGVVYQIMVDRFYDGNQSNNGPFYDPEHRNYRLYWGGDIEGLTEKLDYIASLGVSMIWVSPLNDNINRMAHGSAPYHGYWTRDYKRIEEHFGTWKDFLKLVEEARKRGMCVIVDYVPNHSNPSTDGEFGALYDNGTFVTDYFEDTKNATVNPITGIREDIYHHNGNIFTWSGIPLKYANLYGLADFNQLNPWVDSYLTGGAMLFANSGACGFRIDAVKHMELGWLETFYLRLYSERPLLIYGEYYSLSPERSDDLYELYRYSNVSPVLNIPIRENIVRTFGFVGSLETLSRTLEDYYSLFVYPNKQLNFLDSHDLVRFLNAAKRDDAVERFHMALALTMTLPGIPVIYYGDESYLVSKDGKGDPYNRPMMVFNNTTEAARIIRALAKLRKTNDALAFGDFRTVYANYSVWAFERTFGSHKLLVVMNKGSPAELSINIDWPDGTYIDALYRAEMAVENGRATVILPRNSFYVFHIEGEQKEPLIGSVTPYIAQPGQRILIGGAGFGSGGRVTIGGVSARVLSWSSGEILVEVPEVKTQKAWLDVVVETGGKASKPAKLRYYSGNDVPVLVAINATNLTGGIWIRGNLSELAEPRPLLRSSTGYYFTVAPLPKGATFSVELYTGSPWGELEPLNVTLYGFVNSTVVVLRDGPPIVETETAPTMPTTTIIHRPVGKNPLPYLLVAILLLGAALIIWKKRD from the coding sequence GTGAGGAGAGCACTGGCTGCGGTTGTCATTCTGCTGCTCCTGATACCGCTGGTGGGTGCCTACCAGGTCCCCGAGAGAGGCGTCGTCTATCAAATCATGGTTGACCGTTTCTACGATGGGAACCAGAGCAACAACGGGCCCTTCTACGATCCGGAGCACAGAAACTACCGCCTTTACTGGGGCGGGGACATAGAGGGGCTCACGGAAAAGCTTGACTACATAGCGAGCCTCGGCGTCTCCATGATATGGGTCTCCCCCCTCAACGACAACATAAACAGGATGGCACACGGCTCCGCCCCCTACCACGGCTACTGGACGAGGGACTACAAACGCATAGAGGAGCACTTCGGAACCTGGAAGGACTTCCTTAAGCTGGTAGAGGAGGCCAGAAAGAGGGGCATGTGCGTAATCGTTGACTACGTCCCCAACCACTCAAACCCATCAACCGACGGGGAGTTTGGAGCGCTCTACGACAACGGCACGTTTGTAACGGACTACTTTGAGGACACCAAGAACGCCACGGTGAACCCGATAACGGGCATAAGAGAGGACATCTACCACCACAACGGCAACATTTTCACCTGGTCTGGAATCCCCCTCAAGTACGCCAACCTATATGGTTTAGCAGACTTCAACCAGCTCAACCCCTGGGTCGATTCCTATCTCACCGGGGGGGCGATGCTCTTTGCCAATTCAGGCGCCTGCGGCTTCAGGATCGACGCCGTCAAGCACATGGAGCTCGGCTGGCTTGAGACCTTTTACCTCCGCCTCTACTCTGAGAGACCCCTCTTAATCTACGGGGAGTACTACTCGCTCTCACCGGAAAGGAGCGACGATTTATACGAGCTCTACCGCTACTCCAACGTCTCGCCGGTTCTCAACATACCGATAAGGGAAAACATCGTGAGAACCTTCGGCTTCGTGGGAAGCCTTGAGACGCTCTCCAGAACGCTTGAGGACTATTATTCTCTCTTTGTATACCCGAACAAGCAACTGAACTTCCTCGACAGCCACGACCTCGTCCGCTTCCTCAACGCGGCAAAGCGGGACGACGCGGTGGAGCGCTTCCACATGGCCTTGGCACTGACGATGACCCTGCCTGGGATCCCGGTGATATACTACGGCGACGAGAGCTACCTGGTGAGCAAAGACGGAAAGGGCGACCCGTACAACCGGCCCATGATGGTCTTCAACAACACCACCGAGGCGGCAAGAATAATCAGAGCTTTAGCTAAGCTCAGAAAGACCAATGACGCTTTGGCTTTTGGAGACTTCAGAACGGTTTACGCCAACTACTCGGTGTGGGCCTTTGAGAGAACCTTTGGGAGCCATAAACTCCTGGTGGTCATGAACAAAGGATCACCGGCAGAGCTTAGCATCAACATCGACTGGCCCGATGGAACCTACATCGACGCCCTCTACAGAGCGGAGATGGCAGTTGAGAACGGCAGAGCGACCGTAATACTACCTAGAAACAGCTTCTACGTCTTCCACATCGAAGGGGAGCAGAAAGAGCCCCTCATAGGTTCGGTGACCCCCTACATCGCCCAGCCCGGTCAGAGGATCCTCATCGGTGGGGCCGGCTTTGGAAGCGGTGGAAGGGTTACCATCGGCGGCGTCAGCGCTAGGGTTCTCTCGTGGAGCTCAGGGGAGATACTCGTCGAGGTTCCCGAGGTGAAAACTCAAAAAGCGTGGCTCGACGTCGTGGTCGAGACAGGGGGGAAGGCCAGCAAACCGGCAAAGCTGCGCTACTACTCCGGGAATGACGTCCCGGTGCTTGTAGCCATAAACGCCACAAACCTCACGGGTGGGATCTGGATCAGGGGCAACCTATCGGAACTGGCCGAGCCGAGGCCGCTCCTCAGGTCCTCGACGGGCTACTACTTCACCGTTGCCCCGCTCCCCAAAGGGGCAACGTTCTCGGTGGAGCTCTACACCGGCTCCCCATGGGGGGAGCTTGAACCCCTCAACGTCACCCTCTACGGCTTTGTGAACTCCACGGTTGTTGTCCTCAGGGATGGGCCTCCAATCGTCGAAACCGAAACGGCCCCGACGATGCCAACAACGACAATAATCCACAGACCAGTTGGAAAGAACCCTCTTCCCTACCTCCTCGTTGCCATCCTCCTGCTCGGGGCGGCTCTGATAATCTGGAAGAAAAGGGATTAA
- a CDS encoding PH domain-containing protein translates to MGDELPKAVNKVLEPGEKVLFSVKKKISPEKPKWVLVTDRRIIYLDEKILGRYDIKALPYQKLEEVTVELGIISSEFIIKGEEDIRLKLGWMDKEQARKTINAIKDALNAIAIEPVTIEVKKGLTHETWVLKKPKELVSRVVPGSTVQHAPPVEKKEDPLEKLKKLKELYDMGVISQEEYEEKRKKLLEQI, encoded by the coding sequence ATGGGAGATGAGTTGCCGAAAGCGGTGAATAAAGTTCTCGAACCGGGCGAGAAGGTCCTTTTCTCTGTAAAGAAAAAGATAAGCCCCGAAAAGCCGAAGTGGGTTCTCGTGACGGATAGGAGGATAATCTACCTCGACGAAAAAATTCTGGGCAGGTACGACATAAAGGCCCTGCCATACCAGAAGCTTGAGGAGGTCACCGTTGAGCTGGGCATCATCTCTTCGGAGTTCATCATAAAGGGCGAGGAGGACATAAGGCTCAAGCTCGGCTGGATGGACAAGGAGCAAGCAAGGAAGACGATAAACGCCATAAAGGACGCCCTCAACGCGATAGCCATCGAGCCGGTAACGATAGAGGTCAAGAAGGGTCTGACCCACGAGACGTGGGTTCTGAAGAAGCCAAAGGAACTTGTGAGCAGGGTCGTCCCGGGATCGACTGTCCAGCACGCGCCCCCTGTGGAGAAGAAGGAAGACCCGCTGGAAAAACTCAAGAAGCTGAAGGAGCTCTACGACATGGGTGTGATAAGCCAGGAGGAGTACGAGGAAAAGAGAAAGAAACTTTTGGAGCAGATTTAA